The proteins below come from a single Streptomyces sp. SCSIO 75703 genomic window:
- a CDS encoding SpoIIE family protein phosphatase, whose protein sequence is MVRLRGRSGDRSSRRPSGSRARERWDEDRPRRTGTAGRPGRAAALRRVLGRRSVAGQVFVLNIAIVLLLVVAAAVSLLLQVRRDSTADARNRSLAVASSLANSPGLREALDAPDPSSVLQPRAEAVRKATDVDFVVVLDPRGIRYTHPKPDRIGKRFVGDIGPALAGRTVTEEVDGTIGRLVQAIVPVQAPDGRVVAMVSAGITTENVGGAAERQLPLVLIAAGVGLVLATAGTALVSRRLLRQTHGLGPHEMTRMYEHHDAVLHAVREGVLIVGGEGRLLLANDEARRLLDLPEDAEGRHVRELGLPEDIAGLLESGRAATDEVHLVRERLLAVNQRSTGARGGPPGSVATLRDSTELRALSGRADTARERLDMLYDAGVGIGTSLDVTRTAEELTRLTTPRFADYTTVDLYDSVLDGGRPESVTPLRRTARDGVHRDAPLYPVGRQIRFVDVSPQGESLRTGRAVLEPRLDLAPGWHEQDAERAARVVGYGVHSLITVPLRAGSLILGVVSFWRSRQPEPFDTDDLALAEELVARAAVSIDNARRYTREHSMAVALQRSLLPRSLPEQNALDIAYRYLPAQAGVGGDWFDVLPLSGARVALVVGDVVGHGLHAAATMGRLRTAVHNFSALDLPPDELLGLLDELVARIDQQENGDPTGSPVTGATCLYAVYDPVAGTCEVARAGHPPPVVVGPDGVVDFPEVPAGVPLGVGGLPFESAELRLAAGSRLVLYTDGLLEDREHDLDVGLARVRRALEESGDSPEETCRAVLEAQLPERPTDDIALLVARTRVLGADRVAEWGVPSDPAAVAEVRSRVTRRLTAWGLDELVFTTELILSELVTNAIRYGGESVHVRVVRDTSLICEVFDSSSTSPHLRYAAMTDEGGRGLFLVAQLSERWGTRYTPAGKVIWAEQPLP, encoded by the coding sequence ATGGTCCGACTGAGGGGTCGATCGGGAGATCGGTCGTCCCGTCGTCCCAGCGGTTCGCGCGCTCGGGAGCGGTGGGATGAGGACCGGCCACGGCGGACTGGGACCGCGGGGCGGCCGGGACGTGCCGCCGCACTGCGCCGGGTGCTCGGCAGACGCAGCGTGGCCGGGCAGGTCTTCGTACTCAACATCGCCATCGTGCTGCTGCTCGTCGTCGCGGCGGCCGTGTCCCTGCTGCTCCAGGTGCGCCGCGACAGCACCGCCGACGCCCGCAACCGGTCCCTCGCCGTCGCCTCGTCCTTGGCCAACTCCCCCGGCCTGCGGGAGGCGCTCGACGCCCCCGACCCCTCGTCGGTGCTCCAGCCGCGCGCCGAGGCGGTGCGCAAGGCCACCGACGTGGACTTCGTCGTCGTCCTCGATCCGCGGGGCATCCGCTACACCCACCCCAAGCCCGACCGCATCGGCAAACGCTTCGTGGGCGACATCGGGCCCGCGCTCGCCGGGCGGACCGTCACCGAGGAGGTCGACGGGACCATCGGACGGCTCGTGCAGGCCATCGTGCCCGTGCAGGCGCCCGACGGCAGGGTGGTCGCCATGGTGTCGGCCGGCATCACCACGGAGAACGTCGGCGGCGCCGCCGAGCGGCAACTGCCCCTGGTGCTGATCGCCGCCGGCGTCGGCCTCGTCCTGGCCACCGCCGGGACCGCCCTGGTCAGCCGGCGCCTGCTCCGCCAGACGCACGGGCTCGGTCCGCACGAGATGACCCGGATGTACGAGCACCACGACGCGGTCCTGCACGCCGTCCGCGAAGGCGTCCTCATCGTCGGCGGCGAGGGCCGGCTGCTGCTCGCCAACGACGAGGCCCGCCGCCTGCTGGACCTGCCCGAGGACGCCGAGGGCCGCCACGTGCGCGAACTGGGCCTGCCGGAGGACATCGCCGGACTGCTGGAGTCCGGGCGGGCCGCCACCGACGAGGTGCACCTGGTCCGGGAGCGGCTGCTCGCCGTCAACCAGCGCTCCACCGGCGCCCGCGGCGGGCCGCCCGGCAGCGTCGCCACCCTGCGCGACTCCACGGAACTGCGCGCCCTCTCCGGCCGGGCCGACACCGCACGGGAACGCCTCGACATGCTGTACGACGCGGGCGTGGGCATCGGCACCAGCCTCGACGTGACCCGCACCGCCGAGGAGCTGACCCGGCTCACCACCCCCCGGTTCGCGGACTACACCACCGTCGACCTCTACGACTCCGTCCTCGACGGCGGCCGGCCCGAGTCGGTCACGCCGCTGCGCCGCACCGCGCGCGACGGCGTCCACCGCGACGCGCCCCTCTACCCGGTGGGCCGGCAGATCCGCTTCGTGGACGTCTCCCCGCAGGGCGAGTCGCTGCGCACCGGCCGTGCCGTCCTCGAACCCCGCCTCGACCTGGCCCCCGGCTGGCACGAGCAGGACGCGGAGCGGGCCGCGCGGGTGGTGGGGTACGGCGTCCACTCGCTGATCACGGTGCCGCTGCGGGCGGGCTCCCTGATACTCGGGGTGGTGAGTTTCTGGCGGTCGCGCCAACCCGAGCCGTTCGACACCGACGACCTGGCCCTCGCCGAGGAACTGGTCGCGCGGGCCGCCGTCTCCATCGACAACGCGCGCCGCTACACCCGCGAGCACAGCATGGCGGTCGCCCTCCAGCGCAGCCTGCTGCCGCGCAGCCTGCCCGAGCAGAACGCGCTGGACATCGCCTACCGGTACCTGCCGGCGCAGGCGGGGGTGGGCGGCGACTGGTTTGACGTGCTGCCGCTGTCCGGCGCGCGCGTCGCCCTGGTGGTGGGCGACGTGGTGGGGCACGGGCTGCACGCCGCGGCCACCATGGGGCGGCTGCGGACCGCGGTGCACAACTTCTCCGCGCTGGACCTGCCCCCCGACGAGTTGCTCGGCCTCCTCGACGAACTCGTCGCCCGCATCGACCAGCAGGAGAACGGCGACCCCACCGGCTCCCCGGTCACCGGGGCGACCTGCCTGTACGCGGTCTACGATCCGGTCGCCGGGACCTGCGAGGTGGCACGGGCCGGGCATCCGCCGCCGGTCGTGGTCGGGCCCGACGGCGTCGTGGACTTCCCCGAGGTGCCGGCCGGCGTGCCGCTGGGCGTGGGCGGCCTGCCGTTCGAGTCCGCCGAGCTGCGGCTCGCGGCGGGCAGCCGGCTGGTGCTCTACACGGACGGGCTGCTGGAGGACCGGGAGCACGACCTCGACGTGGGTCTGGCGCGGGTGCGCCGGGCCCTGGAGGAGTCCGGCGACTCGCCCGAGGAGACCTGCCGGGCCGTCCTGGAGGCACAGTTGCCGGAGCGGCCGACGGACGACATCGCCCTGCTGGTCGCCCGGACCCGGGTGCTCGGCGCCGACCGGGTCGCCGAGTGGGGCGTGCCGTCCGATCCGGCGGCGGTCGCCGAGGTGCGTTCCCGGGTGACGCGGCGGCTGACCGCGTGGGGGCTGGACGAGCTGGTGTTCACCACGGAGCTGATCCTGAGCGAGCTGGTCACCAACGCGATCCGGTACGGCGGGGAGTCGGTGCACGTCCGGGTGGTGCGGGACACGAGCCTCATCTGTGAGGTGTTCGACAGCAGCAGCACCTCGCCGCACCTGCGGTACGCGGCGATGACCGACGAGGGCGGGCGCGGGCTGTTCCTGGTCGCGCAGCTCTCCGAGCGCTGGGGCACCCGTTACACGCCGGCCGGCAAGGTCATCTGGGCCGAGCAGCCGCTGCCCTGA